The genomic interval TCTGGAGCACCAGCCCTATGTGCTATGCCCCATGTGCCGGACCGATCCAAATCGAGGCCTTCTCGCCCGGTGACCCAACCCCCAAGGACTGCTCGGATCTGCTGGGTGTTGGAGTCTTCGGTTTCTGTGCGCTCGCCAGTTCGTCGCAGTATCCCGGTGGAAACTCGGCAAAGGTTCCGGGCATTTTTGGTGAAAACGGTTCCGTGGTGACTCGCTTTGCCAACATCACTGATGGCAGTAGTAACACGATCATGCTGGTGGAGCGCCGCGGTGAACTCGAACGGTCGATGGGGATCTTCACATCAGGGTATTTCACGGCGGTTCCGACCGGCCTGAAGATCAACAGCACCTATATCGTTCCCAATGATTCGCGTCTGTCGTATCTGAAAAACTGTGGTGCCAGCAGCTTTCACGTCGGAGGAGCACACTTCCTGATGGCCGACGGTGCGGTGCGATTCTTCAATAACAACATCGATTTCAAGACCTACAACTACCTCGGCGGCAAGTCGGACGGACAAGTTGCTGGTGAATTCTAAAGGGAAACAATGTCTATCTTCAGGTTATTGAATTGCCGACGACTGGTACCGATCCTGTTCCTCAGCATCTGTGTTGGCTGCAGCAATGTGGAAAAGCCAATCCCTCGCGCGAGCGTCGAGGGTGAGGTCACCTGGAACGGTAAAGCCGTCGACGAGGGGATCGTGCTGTTCATTCCAACCGCCACTGTTAACGGCAAGAATCAACCGCCCGTACCCGCCAAAATCAGCGACGGCCAATACTCGCTATCGGCGACAGAGGGGCCAATCGTTGGCCCGAATCGAGTCGAAATTCGGGCGACTCGGAAGACGGGTAAAAAAACGCCCGAACCGACCGAAGCGATGAAACGGTTTGACCCAACATTGAAATCTGTGGAACTTGTCGAGCAGTATTTGCCACCGCAATTCAACAATTCCAGCACGCTGTCGCGCCAAGTCAATCCTGGCAGCAACGTACTGAATTTTGAGCTCACCAACACGTCGCCACGATGACAATCGGGAATCATAAGTCGTTTTCCAGCCGAGATCTTGGCACCCAGCTTTCGCACTGGTCGAAAGCAACTCTTCCAATTGCCGATTTCCCGAATCCCTGAATCAACGATAGACTGATGGGATGACGATTTTGAGGAGAGTACGATGACACAAGATCCTGCCCAACCAGGACACAGCCCGACTATTTGACGACAACGACGGACACGATTGCGCCAGAAACACCGGTGGAGGTACGACTTTCGCATCAGTCCAGCGGCGATTCTGACGGACGAAAAGTCGCCCCAAAGCCACGGGACTGAGACGCCCAGTTCCGCCGCACCAACGGAATCAACCAGAAACGAAGGATTTTTGCATGCTACACCGGCGTGACGCGATGATTCGACTCGGAACCGCGGCCGGGGGCGCTTTGACACTGCCCCATCTGTTGCAACAGCAGCGCGCCGCCGGGTCTCAATCCTCTTCGCGGCCCGGTCGTTCCTGCATTTTTCTGTTCATGTGGGGTGGACAGCCACAGCAGGACATGTGGGACATGAAGCCAGACGCGCCGCAAGGCGTTCGCAGCCCGTTTCAGACCATTGAGACGGCGGTGCCTGGAATCACGCTCAGCGATCAAATGACGAAGATCGCCGCCCACACCGACAAGTTGTCGATCATTCGCTCGCTGAATCACACCGCGACAGACCACGGCATCTCGGTCTATCACGCGATGACCGGCCGAGCCATGATTCCCCCCAGAACCTTTCCAGGGAATGCGCGGCGCAGGACGGATTTCCCTTCGATCGGATCGATGTTTTCGTACCTGGGACAGAAATCACCGATCCCCGCCAGCTTCAGCATACCCCGTCCCGTCGCGCATGACGGCGTACTTTATGCCGGGACGCACGCCGGATTTCTGGGTTCCAATCACGATTCGGTAGAACTCGGTCAGGTTTATAATCACGTCGAAGTCGGGCCACGCGAAAACGCCGACCTTGCCACAGTGCCGCTCGCATTGCCGGGGGATATGTCCGCAGCGCGCCTGCAGGCCCGGCACAGCTTGCTGGGGCTGCTCGAATCACAAGATCGCACCATGCAAGACAGCTCGGGAATGAATGCGTACAGCGGGGTTCGCGAGGATGCCTACCGGCTGCTGCATTCCACCGCCGTCAAGAACGCCTTGAATCTCGAACGCGAATCGCCAGCCATTCGCGATTTATACGGCCGCAATGAATACGGTGAGAGTTTCCTGACGGCGCGTCGCCTGGTCGAAGCGGGAGTGCGGCTGGTCACAGTCAACTGGATGTTCATTACCCCCCGAGCCAAAGTCTACAACGTCTGGGACGCCCATGGCGGACTGAACGACCTGGAGCATGGCGAAACAGGTTATGGCATGCTGAAGGCGCCGTATTGCCTGCCTTCGTTTGACCAAGCCTTCGCGGCATTGCTCGGTGATCTCTCTCAAAGCGGCCTACTGGAAGACACGGTGGTCGCTTGTATTGGCGAGTTCGGTCGCACACCGCAAATCAATGGCGTCAACGGCCGGGATCACTGGCCGTTCTGTTACTCGGGCGTTCTGGCTGGCGGCGGCATCCAAGGGGGAACAGTTTACGGATCAAGCGACAAACAGGCGGCTTATGTAAAAGACAACCCCGTTACTCCGGGTGATTACCTCGCCACCATTTGTAAGGCCTGTGGCCTTGATCCGAGCAAGGAAATCCACGATCTCGAAGGCCGCCCCTTTACGATCTGTGACGGGCAACCGATCGCCGCGGTACTGCGTTGAGCTGAGCGATCACCCTGCTATCGCACCAAGAACAATCACGGCACTTTCTCATGTGGCAGCGTATTGAAAGACGAAGGGGGACAGGCGCATTACAGAGCCAGTCCCCCTTTTTTTTACGATCCCAACCGATGCTCACTTTGGCACGGCCGTGGCCTCTTCGGCACTGATCAGTCCGTCGTCGTCCTTGTCGATCGTATCGAACAGCGCCCGGCGGCCGAGAAATTCGTTGGGTGATAAATCACCATCGCTGTTGCGATCCATTTTGATGAACCATGCGGGAAGCGAGGTGGATGCGGTAGATTGTCGCCGCGGTCCCCCCATCGATTCAACGACCCGAGTTCTACCGACTCCGAAGGGTCCGCTGACACGTGGCGTGCCTGATCGAAACACTCCGTTCAAGGCAATCGAAAGTTCGGTCAACGTGATCATTCCATCGCCATTGCCGTCCCACTGATTCAGTCGCGCCGATGCATCGGCCAATTCTCTCAATGTCAGTCGTCCATCAGCCGGGGCTGCATCGATCAAGCGAAATAGACTTCGTCCGTCCCCGCCCACTTCCAGCACGAACGCGGTTTTGGAAAGTTCGATCTCGCGCTCGATATGTGCCTCGTACTCTTTCTCAAACACTTTCCCGTCGCCGTCCACATCGGCTTGCGAGAAGAAGGTCTCTTGAAAACCAAATCGGTTCATCTCGGCCAGATCAAGATAGTCATTCTTATCCCGGTCCAGATTCTTGAATTGATTCTTGTACGTGCTGCGCAGCTCCTGTTCGATATCACCAGCCGGTTTGGTGGCCGTCAGGGAGAAGGCCGTTTCGTTCAGGACCAACAGCAGCGGACCACTTACTTCCTGTGTCACAGAGATGGACGTCGCGTGCGCCGGGTCGCTGGGACGCATGTTCGAAACCAGAAACACACCCGCTGCCGACGGCGCTTCAATCGCAAGCTCCACACTGGGTGGCATGACAAAGGATAGTTGGCCCAGCTCGATTCGATCCAGCTTTCCATCATGATTCAGATCTGCTCGTTCAAACAGATCTGGCTCGATCAATAACTCATTCTTCGTCAACCGTTCGTCTTTACGAAAGGTTTTGGTGGCAGGATCACGCGATGCTTTGTCGTATGACTCGAGCAACCGACGCGACGCGGCCAGTCCATGATCTGAGGCATCGACGACCGCGAGCATTCCGAGTACGCCCGAAAGTTTCTGCTGCGTCAACGCCTGTTCATCGGCGACACTTTGCTGCAGTTCGTTCGCGCTGATGACATCGTCTTCATTCTGATCATAGCGACGCAGCTTAGCAGCGGCCCCCAGGATTTCTTCGCGCGACAGCTTTCCGTCCTGATCACTATCAAGCTTGGGGAAGAGATTGGCCTGAACTCCGCTGGGTTGTGTCGCGATTGAGAATGGTGTCCCGCTGGCCGCCAACAAGTAACGTCGGCATTCGGCGGGAGTGACTTTTCCGTCCGCCGGATCAGAATCGGGAGGAGCGATCTTAGAGGATTCGACGGCCCGCCCCAAACGCAATGCTTCGGGCGAAGGAATTCGTTTTAGTTCGTCGCCTTCAAGAACTCCATTCTTATCCACATCATACACCGCGAATTGAGCCTCTGCCCAATCCCGTCGGGCTCGACGAAATCCTTGTCCATTCCCGGAAAGATGCAGGCGGATCAGAAACGGTCGACGTGGGCTGCAAAACAAAATATCTTGCACATCCGCCCCATCGACGTTGGCAGCGGCTACCGCTACGGGTTCGTCGCCATGTCCTTCAGTCATCAACAAGCTGAAGAAAACGCTCAAACCGACGATCGCTCGCAGACAGATTTCTCGTGTCCGTAAGTTCGCGTTCGTACGGAAAATCGCGGCTTGCACCGACGTCATGGCACGGGTCCAGTTCATAGTACGACCTCCCTGATTGGCGAAGCTTTCGGATCAACCAGCCGGATCGGTCGGCCGACGTTGGACATATTCTGTTTTTCCGAATCAAGACCGAGCGCCAGACAAATCGTGCCCAAGAGATCGGCTTCCGTCACGGGCCGATCCTGAACTTTCATTCCGTCGCCGGTTGTCCGGCCAACAACCTGCCCACCGCGAATTCCGCCTCCACAGAGCACGGTTGACCATGCCGCCGGAAAATGGTCACGACCACCGATCGAATTCACAACGGGTGTCCGCCCAAACTCGCCCATCCAGACCACCAATGTGGAATCGAGCAGTCCGCGTGATTCGAGATCCTCCATCAGTGCCGACCAACCGGTGTCGAGAACCTCGCTCAGTGCTTTCACGGATCGGAAGTTGTTCTGGTGCGAATCCCAATTGGCAAACATGTTGTCGGCCTGTACGGCACTCAGCGTCACATCGACGAACGGCACGCCCCGCTCGACCAGTCGGCGTGCCAGCAGGCAACTTTGTCCGAACGACGATTTTCCGTAACGTTCACGCACCGCGTCCGTTTCACCGCCAAATCCGAATGCTTCGACTGCCGATGATTTCATCAATCGAACGGCCTGTTCATAAGCTGCGGCATGGCTGACGATCGGAACCTCGGGCCGGTCGTTTTGAAATGCCTGCTCGACTCCTTGCAACAATTGCAGCCGACGGTCACGCTGCGCGACGGAAACATGTCGTGGCGTCTGCAGGTTCTCGACCTGCAACGTGCGATCGTAGTCTGACAAGGAAACACCGTTGCCAACGAAGGCATTGCTTCCCACGGTCATCGGGGCATATTTCGAACCGAGAAAGCCTGGACCAAACGCCGCGGGGCTGGCAAATCGCTGAGGAAGAATACTGACAAAATTGGGAAGTTCTGCCGATGCCTGACCGAGTTCTTTCGACAAAAGTGAACCGAGTGTCGGATAGTTGATCGGCCCTTGAGGCACATAGCCAGTGTGAATGAGATGAGTCGCTCGCCCATGATCACCTTCGCGCGTACTCATCGACCGGATAATCGCCATCCGCTTGGTCCACGCCGCGATCTTTGGCAAGTGTTCACTGATACGAATCCCCGGTACGGCGGTCTCTATCTCTTTAAACTCACCCCCGTTGGGATGTTCGGGCTTCATATCAAAAGTATCGATCTGGCTGGGACCGCCACTCATCCATAGCAGAATGCACGATCGCTTTCGCTGCGGGTTTGCCGCCGCGTCCTGCGCCATCAGCGGCAACCAGGAACGCGATGCCCCCACCGAGAGAAATGCGCCCAAGCCAGCGAGACAATCGCGGCGGGACACCGCGTGTCCCGCCAGATTCCGTAGCAATGACGGCATGATTTGTTCCTCGATGCAGAGTAGGAATCGGTCGAATGGCAGTCAGTTCTGTTCGTCAAATCAACGTCAATGGTTCAACAGAAACTCGCTACTGTTTAGGAGTGACCAGTAGACATCCCCCAGCGCCTGCTTCCAGTTGTAACCCTGACTTTCGTCTTCGACATACTTCAGCAACGTCGCGGATTCGACCGGACGAGGAGGGCGTGCGAGGGCCGCGACAAACAGAATCTCCAATCGCTGTTCGTTGCTAAAGAACGGA from Schlesneria paludicola DSM 18645 carries:
- a CDS encoding DUF1501 domain-containing protein → MLHRRDAMIRLGTAAGGALTLPHLLQQQRAAGSQSSSRPGRSCIFLFMWGGQPQQDMWDMKPDAPQGVRSPFQTIETAVPGITLSDQMTKIAAHTDKLSIIRSLNHTATDHGISVYHAMTGRAMIPPRTFPGNARRRTDFPSIGSMFSYLGQKSPIPASFSIPRPVAHDGVLYAGTHAGFLGSNHDSVELGQVYNHVEVGPRENADLATVPLALPGDMSAARLQARHSLLGLLESQDRTMQDSSGMNAYSGVREDAYRLLHSTAVKNALNLERESPAIRDLYGRNEYGESFLTARRLVEAGVRLVTVNWMFITPRAKVYNVWDAHGGLNDLEHGETGYGMLKAPYCLPSFDQAFAALLGDLSQSGLLEDTVVACIGEFGRTPQINGVNGRDHWPFCYSGVLAGGGIQGGTVYGSSDKQAAYVKDNPVTPGDYLATICKACGLDPSKEIHDLEGRPFTICDGQPIAAVLR
- a CDS encoding DUF1501 domain-containing protein, translated to MPSLLRNLAGHAVSRRDCLAGLGAFLSVGASRSWLPLMAQDAAANPQRKRSCILLWMSGGPSQIDTFDMKPEHPNGGEFKEIETAVPGIRISEHLPKIAAWTKRMAIIRSMSTREGDHGRATHLIHTGYVPQGPINYPTLGSLLSKELGQASAELPNFVSILPQRFASPAAFGPGFLGSKYAPMTVGSNAFVGNGVSLSDYDRTLQVENLQTPRHVSVAQRDRRLQLLQGVEQAFQNDRPEVPIVSHAAAYEQAVRLMKSSAVEAFGFGGETDAVRERYGKSSFGQSCLLARRLVERGVPFVDVTLSAVQADNMFANWDSHQNNFRSVKALSEVLDTGWSALMEDLESRGLLDSTLVVWMGEFGRTPVVNSIGGRDHFPAAWSTVLCGGGIRGGQVVGRTTGDGMKVQDRPVTEADLLGTICLALGLDSEKQNMSNVGRPIRLVDPKASPIREVVL
- a CDS encoding DUF1559 family PulG-like putative transporter yields the protein MLPTLHSTLESRKNRQRAFTLIELLVVIAIIAVLIALLLPAVQQAREAARRTECKNKLKQLGLALHNYHDAYLTFPYSGSGPYSGEAFLTPIGVEHSWNEFLLPFIDQAPLYNQIDFATNNGAGNNYTLLNNKSYGFQSCPSNPFSGGQACSDGRKFVNVTAGAITGVDEIWSTSPMCYAPCAGPIQIEAFSPGDPTPKDCSDLLGVGVFGFCALASSSQYPGGNSAKVPGIFGENGSVVTRFANITDGSSNTIMLVERRGELERSMGIFTSGYFTAVPTGLKINSTYIVPNDSRLSYLKNCGASSFHVGGAHFLMADGAVRFFNNNIDFKTYNYLGGKSDGQVAGEF